Proteins encoded in a region of the uncultured Erythrobacter sp. genome:
- the pseC gene encoding UDP-4-amino-4,6-dideoxy-N-acetyl-beta-L-altrosamine transaminase, which produces MADETHEFIPYSRQEISDADIAAVTDQLRSDFLTQGPVGGEFERVFAERHQVKHAIGVSNATAALHIGCLAFGIGPGSLVWTCPNSFVSSANCAIFCGAEVDFVDSDPVTRNMSLELLTAKLEAADKVGKLPDVVIPVDFSGLPCDLSEMRALADTYGFKILEDASHATGATYKGLPTGSAHAHATVFSFHAVKIVTTGEGGMIVTQDDELAEKLRLLRSHGVTRDEGLMQRASEGGWYYEMVDMGWNYRLTDVQSALGLSQLTKMDEWRDAREARADRYDALLADGPFKRPARFNDRVSSWHLYAVELTADAKIGRAEMFAAMREAKIGVNVHYIPIHTQPYYERLGFTREQFPNSVAYYDHALSIPLFPAMTDAQQDRVVETMLRLAA; this is translated from the coding sequence GTGGCTGACGAGACCCACGAGTTCATCCCGTATAGTCGGCAGGAAATCAGCGACGCCGATATTGCTGCGGTGACGGACCAGCTACGGTCGGATTTCCTGACGCAAGGCCCGGTTGGCGGGGAGTTCGAGCGCGTCTTTGCCGAGCGTCATCAGGTCAAGCACGCTATCGGCGTCTCGAACGCCACCGCCGCGCTGCATATCGGGTGTCTCGCCTTTGGCATCGGCCCCGGTTCGTTGGTCTGGACCTGCCCCAACAGCTTCGTCTCAAGCGCGAATTGCGCGATCTTCTGCGGGGCCGAGGTCGATTTCGTCGACTCCGATCCGGTGACGCGCAACATGTCGCTCGAACTGCTCACCGCCAAGCTCGAGGCGGCAGACAAAGTCGGCAAGCTGCCCGACGTGGTGATCCCAGTCGATTTCTCGGGCCTACCCTGTGACCTGTCCGAAATGCGCGCGCTGGCCGACACATACGGTTTCAAGATCCTCGAAGATGCGAGCCACGCGACCGGCGCGACTTACAAGGGCCTGCCAACCGGATCGGCCCACGCGCATGCCACGGTGTTCAGCTTTCACGCGGTCAAGATCGTCACCACCGGCGAAGGCGGGATGATCGTGACGCAGGACGATGAGCTTGCCGAGAAACTTCGGCTGCTGCGCTCGCACGGCGTGACCCGCGACGAAGGCCTGATGCAGCGCGCCTCAGAAGGCGGCTGGTATTACGAAATGGTCGATATGGGCTGGAACTACCGGCTGACCGATGTGCAATCGGCGCTCGGCCTGTCGCAGCTGACCAAGATGGACGAATGGCGCGACGCGCGCGAGGCGCGCGCGGATCGCTATGATGCGCTGCTCGCCGATGGACCGTTCAAGCGCCCGGCCCGGTTCAATGACCGGGTTTCATCATGGCACCTCTATGCGGTCGAGCTGACAGCGGACGCGAAGATCGGGCGCGCCGAAATGTTCGCCGCGATGCGCGAGGCGAAGATCGGGGTGAACGTGCACTACATCCCGATCCACACGCAGCCTTATTATGAGCGGCTCGGCTTCACCCGCGAGCAATTCCCGAACTCGGTGGCCTATTACGACCACGCTTTGTCGATCCCACTGTTCCCGGCAATGACCGACGCGCAGCAGGACCGCGTGGTTGAGACTATGCTGAGGCTGGCGGCGTAG
- the pseF gene encoding pseudaminic acid cytidylyltransferase has translation MSESIAIIPARGGSKRIPRKNIKPFAGKPMIGYAIEAAKACEAISRVVVTTDDDEIAQIAEDFGAEVPFRRPPELADDITPTVPVIQHAINACRTRGFEFEHACCIYPGVPFIRTEDLAEALELLIAHKGEGYTFPVTGFPSPIQRALKRDDAGAVAPFDPSHVNTRTQDLEPAYFDAGQFYWGAVETWLTGANIHANGRAIVLPEWRVVDIDTPEDWDRAEALHRAIGSGE, from the coding sequence ATGTCAGAGAGTATCGCCATTATCCCGGCGCGCGGCGGATCGAAACGGATACCGCGCAAGAATATCAAGCCCTTCGCGGGCAAGCCGATGATCGGCTACGCCATCGAAGCGGCCAAGGCGTGCGAAGCGATCAGCCGCGTGGTCGTGACGACCGATGATGACGAGATCGCGCAGATTGCCGAGGATTTCGGCGCCGAAGTTCCGTTCCGCCGTCCGCCCGAACTCGCCGACGATATTACCCCCACCGTCCCGGTGATCCAGCATGCGATCAACGCCTGCCGCACGCGCGGCTTCGAGTTCGAGCACGCCTGCTGCATCTATCCCGGCGTCCCGTTCATCCGCACCGAAGATCTCGCCGAAGCGCTCGAACTGCTGATCGCGCATAAGGGCGAAGGCTACACCTTCCCGGTGACCGGCTTCCCTTCGCCGATCCAACGCGCGTTGAAGCGCGATGATGCGGGCGCTGTTGCGCCCTTCGATCCAAGCCACGTCAACACCCGGACGCAGGACCTCGAACCGGCCTATTTCGACGCCGGTCAGTTCTATTGGGGTGCAGTAGAGACCTGGCTGACCGGCGCGAACATCCACGCCAATGGCCGCGCCATCGTGCTGCCCGAATGGCGCGTGGTCGATATCGACACGCCCGAAGACTGGGACCGCGCCGAGGCTCTGCACAGGGCCATCGGTTCGGGCGAGTAA
- the pseG gene encoding UDP-2,4-diacetamido-2,4,6-trideoxy-beta-L-altropyranose hydrolase, whose translation MKIAIRVDASAQIGTGHVKRSLSLAEALRKLGAEVRFVTRALGVDSVGMIAGAGFERTVLLAPPGSVFTPDPAVPHSAWAEVSLDRDIDGTCEALEDFAPDWVVLDSYAFDARWHEAVRGELGCKIAQIDDLADRALACDLLIDHTFAPDHRAKYAEVLPRSARLLGGPRYGLLGPAYADAARYEFNEDVRSIGVFMGGVDAGDHSQSVLDALDVIGFEGEIEVVATSANPHLGDLRERITARANTSLSLDLPDLAAFFARHDLQVGAGGGASWERCCIGVPTLLVVVAPNQMSVAPLLAEAGIAAFAPDPSPETLAGELKALIDDAPARQNLAAKSRELVDGLGATRAALGILAESLAVRPAKLEDARMMFDWRGDAATRAVSLESDELVWDDHLAWLTRVLEDPARQLFVGEIGGRPVGVIRFDFSEEARAEVSLYLDPALHGLGLGPHLLLAGEAAADAAIVDATVLEGNRPSQRLFEHCGYTQTAPTTWVKHRLPSVHAKL comes from the coding sequence ATGAAGATCGCCATCCGGGTCGATGCCTCGGCGCAAATCGGCACCGGGCATGTGAAACGCTCGCTGTCATTGGCCGAAGCATTGCGAAAGCTCGGGGCAGAGGTTCGGTTTGTCACCCGCGCGCTAGGCGTCGACAGCGTTGGAATGATCGCAGGCGCTGGTTTTGAGCGCACTGTGCTGCTCGCCCCGCCTGGCAGCGTCTTCACACCCGATCCGGCAGTGCCGCATTCCGCATGGGCCGAAGTCTCGCTTGATCGCGATATCGACGGCACCTGCGAAGCCTTGGAGGACTTCGCGCCGGACTGGGTCGTGCTGGACAGTTACGCATTCGATGCGCGCTGGCACGAGGCGGTTCGCGGCGAGCTCGGCTGCAAGATCGCGCAGATCGACGACCTCGCTGATCGTGCACTCGCATGCGACTTGCTGATCGACCACACTTTCGCACCCGACCATCGCGCCAAATACGCCGAGGTTCTGCCCCGCTCGGCACGACTGCTCGGCGGGCCGCGTTATGGCTTGCTCGGGCCAGCTTACGCCGACGCAGCGCGCTATGAATTCAATGAGGACGTGCGCTCGATCGGTGTCTTTATGGGCGGCGTCGATGCCGGGGATCACTCGCAGAGCGTGCTTGATGCGCTGGATGTCATCGGCTTCGAAGGCGAGATCGAAGTCGTCGCCACTTCCGCCAACCCGCATCTCGGCGACTTGCGCGAACGCATCACTGCACGAGCCAACACCAGCCTCTCGCTTGACCTGCCCGACCTCGCCGCATTCTTCGCCCGCCACGATCTGCAGGTGGGCGCGGGCGGTGGCGCGAGTTGGGAGCGCTGCTGTATCGGCGTGCCGACATTGCTGGTCGTAGTCGCACCCAACCAGATGTCGGTCGCCCCGCTCCTCGCCGAAGCCGGGATCGCAGCCTTCGCACCCGACCCCTCGCCTGAGACATTGGCAGGCGAACTTAAAGCGCTGATTGATGATGCCCCTGCGCGCCAAAACCTCGCCGCCAAATCACGCGAGCTGGTCGATGGTTTGGGAGCAACACGCGCTGCACTTGGCATTCTCGCAGAGAGTCTCGCCGTTCGGCCTGCCAAACTCGAAGACGCGCGTATGATGTTCGACTGGCGCGGTGACGCTGCGACGCGTGCGGTCTCGCTCGAGAGCGATGAGTTGGTGTGGGATGATCACCTCGCATGGCTCACACGCGTTCTCGAAGACCCAGCCCGCCAACTCTTCGTTGGCGAGATCGGCGGGCGACCCGTCGGTGTGATCCGCTTCGATTTCTCCGAAGAGGCGCGTGCAGAAGTCTCACTCTATCTCGATCCCGCTCTGCACGGCCTTGGTCTCGGCCCGCATCTGCTGCTCGCAGGCGAGGCCGCCGCTGACGCCGCCATTGTCGACGCGACCGTGCTGGAAGGGAACCGCCCCTCCCAGCGCCTGTTCGAACATTGCGGCTACACGCAAACCGCCCCGACCACCTGGGTAAAGCACCGCTTGCCCAGCGTGCACGCCAAGCTGTAA
- the pseI gene encoding pseudaminic acid synthase, with product MQINGRTIGLDARPYLIAEMSGNHNHSLDRALEIVDAAAESGADAIKLQTYTADTITLDCDGPGFVIEDEKSLWNGRRLHELYDEAHTPWDWHGPIIERARKHGLDCFSSPFDASAVDFLESLDVPAYKIASFEVIDLPLIRKVAATGKPMIISTGMASVIDIGEAIRAAQEAGNDQLCILKCTSTYPATPENTNISTIPNMRDTFGVEVGLSDHTMGTGVAVAATALGAVLIEKHFTLRRADGGVDSTFSLEPAEFLALREETERAWQSLGQVTYGGTKAEEGSRQFRRSLYIAEDMAEGEAFTEANLRSVRPGFGLAPKHYDTLLGKRVNRALTKGTPVSWDLIA from the coding sequence ATGCAGATCAACGGACGTACAATAGGCCTCGACGCCCGCCCCTATCTGATCGCCGAGATGAGCGGGAACCACAACCACTCGCTGGACCGTGCGCTGGAAATCGTCGATGCGGCGGCGGAAAGCGGCGCGGATGCGATCAAGCTGCAGACCTACACCGCCGACACGATCACGCTCGATTGCGACGGGCCGGGCTTTGTGATCGAAGATGAGAAGTCGCTGTGGAACGGGCGGCGGCTGCACGAACTCTATGACGAAGCGCACACGCCGTGGGACTGGCATGGGCCTATCATTGAGCGTGCGCGCAAGCACGGCCTCGATTGCTTCTCGTCGCCCTTCGACGCGAGCGCGGTCGACTTCCTCGAAAGCCTCGACGTCCCGGCCTACAAGATCGCGAGCTTTGAAGTCATCGACCTGCCACTGATCCGCAAGGTCGCGGCGACTGGCAAGCCGATGATCATCTCGACCGGGATGGCAAGCGTGATCGATATTGGCGAAGCGATCCGCGCTGCGCAGGAGGCCGGCAACGACCAGCTGTGCATCCTCAAATGCACCAGCACCTATCCCGCGACGCCCGAGAACACGAACATCTCCACCATTCCCAATATGCGCGACACATTCGGCGTCGAAGTGGGCCTGTCGGACCACACGATGGGGACCGGCGTTGCGGTCGCGGCGACGGCTTTGGGTGCGGTGCTGATCGAGAAGCACTTTACGCTTCGCAGGGCCGATGGCGGGGTGGACAGCACCTTTAGCCTCGAACCGGCGGAGTTCCTCGCACTGCGCGAAGAAACCGAGCGCGCGTGGCAATCGCTCGGCCAGGTCACCTATGGCGGCACCAAGGCCGAGGAAGGCTCACGCCAGTTCCGCCGCTCGCTCTATATCGCTGAAGATATGGCAGAGGGCGAAGCCTTCACCGAAGCCAACCTGCGCTCGGTACGCCCCGGTTTTGGCCTCGCGCCCAAGCACTACGACACGCTGCTAGGCAAGCGCGTGAACCGCGCGCTGACCAAAGGCACGCCGGTCAGCTGGGACCTGATCGCGTAA
- a CDS encoding Gfo/Idh/MocA family oxidoreductase has protein sequence MAYKVLIIGCGAIAGGYDAERSPDDWPLSHAGAIARDDRFDIWACFDTDDDARYDFMDRWDVPICLGELEPPFAKPGDFDVVVIASPTQFHAEHLEYALTLRPKLVFCEKPLAADLEGARNLAAQFDTARIPLAVNYTRRWAPDLVELAQEVRAGDWGTLISAIGTYTKGIVHNGSHMVDLLGMFVGEMRVHSVGPGWCDFWDDDPTVSTMLTTGDLGLPIHLIAGDAEHVTHFELVLNYERGEIAMRDGGMRIETRRVQDSETFAGYRQLGLPERMPGRYPEAMTQAYANIAEALDTGARLASTAQNAIEAHKFCEEIRLKALETIKKDPE, from the coding sequence ATGGCGTACAAGGTTCTCATCATCGGCTGCGGAGCCATTGCAGGTGGGTACGATGCCGAGCGCTCCCCTGATGATTGGCCGCTGAGCCATGCCGGGGCGATCGCGCGGGATGATCGGTTTGACATTTGGGCCTGCTTCGACACGGACGACGATGCGCGTTATGATTTCATGGATCGTTGGGACGTTCCCATTTGTCTGGGCGAGCTAGAACCTCCTTTTGCAAAGCCAGGTGATTTCGATGTGGTTGTGATCGCGTCACCAACGCAGTTTCATGCGGAGCATCTTGAATACGCACTTACATTGAGGCCAAAATTGGTTTTCTGCGAGAAGCCGCTGGCCGCCGATTTGGAAGGGGCACGAAACCTTGCGGCGCAGTTTGATACCGCACGCATCCCGCTGGCCGTGAACTACACCCGCCGCTGGGCACCCGATCTGGTCGAGCTTGCACAGGAAGTCCGCGCTGGCGATTGGGGTACGCTCATCAGCGCGATTGGCACCTACACCAAAGGTATCGTCCACAACGGCTCGCATATGGTCGATCTGCTCGGCATGTTTGTCGGCGAGATGCGGGTTCACTCTGTCGGACCGGGATGGTGCGATTTCTGGGATGACGACCCGACCGTCTCCACCATGCTCACCACTGGCGACCTTGGCCTGCCGATCCACCTTATTGCTGGCGATGCCGAGCATGTGACGCATTTCGAACTTGTGCTCAACTACGAGCGCGGCGAAATCGCGATGCGCGATGGCGGGATGCGAATCGAAACGCGACGGGTTCAAGACAGTGAGACATTCGCCGGATATCGCCAGCTTGGACTGCCTGAGAGGATGCCTGGGCGCTATCCCGAAGCCATGACACAGGCATACGCCAACATCGCCGAAGCATTGGACACCGGCGCGCGCCTTGCCAGCACCGCGCAAAACGCCATTGAAGCGCACAAATTTTGCGAAGAGATTCGCCTCAAGGCGCTCGAAACCATCAAGAAAGACCCCGAATGA
- a CDS encoding DegT/DnrJ/EryC1/StrS aminotransferase family protein, with protein sequence MTDQLALHGGSPLIQREFDAFKSMGRDEEEAAARVVRSGVLSAYIGAPGELFMGGTEVRAFEAKAADYFGVKHALGVNSWTSGLIAEVGAIGVEPGDEIITSPWTMSATAMAILHWNAIPVFADIDRESFNLDPESVRANITPRTKAIMAVDIFGQTADVAALRSIADEHGLKLLGDTAQAPGAMSDGGHTGTGYDIGGFSLNYHKHIHCGEGGILVTNDDALAERLALIRNHAESVLKPTSREQLNNMIGYNFRMGEIEAAIASVQLDKLAERVADRQRVAAELNEGLGGLEGLTTPKVAEGATHVYYVYGMTLDTEALGVSRAKIVEALKAEGVPAVMSGYQNIHRLPIFTEQVAYGTKGFPWSLREDKNFAYGTGTCPVAEELHDSEFLGLSICVHQLPSEDVAQIVAGFQKVWANLDSLKG encoded by the coding sequence ATGACCGACCAACTCGCCCTTCACGGCGGCTCCCCGCTGATCCAGCGCGAATTCGATGCATTCAAATCGATGGGCCGCGACGAAGAGGAAGCCGCGGCGCGTGTCGTGCGCTCGGGCGTGTTGTCGGCCTATATCGGCGCTCCGGGTGAGCTGTTTATGGGCGGCACCGAAGTGCGCGCATTTGAGGCCAAAGCGGCGGACTATTTCGGGGTGAAGCATGCGCTTGGCGTGAACAGCTGGACCAGCGGATTGATTGCCGAGGTCGGCGCGATTGGCGTCGAGCCGGGGGACGAGATCATCACCTCACCGTGGACTATGAGCGCCACCGCCATGGCGATCCTGCACTGGAACGCGATTCCGGTCTTCGCCGATATCGACCGCGAGAGCTTCAACCTCGATCCTGAAAGCGTGCGCGCGAACATCACGCCGCGCACAAAGGCGATCATGGCGGTCGATATTTTCGGTCAGACTGCCGATGTCGCCGCGTTGCGTTCGATTGCCGACGAACATGGCCTCAAGCTGCTGGGCGACACCGCGCAGGCTCCGGGCGCGATGAGCGATGGAGGGCACACCGGGACCGGCTATGACATTGGCGGCTTCAGCCTCAACTATCACAAGCACATTCACTGCGGCGAAGGCGGCATCCTCGTCACCAATGACGATGCGCTGGCTGAGCGGTTGGCGCTGATCCGCAATCACGCCGAAAGCGTGCTGAAACCAACCAGCCGTGAGCAGCTCAACAACATGATCGGCTACAATTTCCGCATGGGCGAGATCGAAGCCGCGATTGCCAGCGTGCAGCTCGACAAGCTGGCCGAGCGTGTGGCAGACCGTCAACGCGTGGCGGCAGAGCTGAACGAAGGGCTTGGCGGGCTGGAAGGTCTGACGACACCCAAAGTCGCCGAGGGCGCGACGCATGTCTATTACGTCTACGGCATGACGCTCGATACCGAGGCGCTGGGCGTCTCGCGCGCGAAAATTGTCGAGGCGCTCAAGGCGGAAGGCGTGCCAGCAGTCATGTCGGGCTATCAGAACATACACCGCCTTCCGATCTTCACCGAGCAGGTCGCCTATGGCACCAAGGGCTTCCCGTGGAGCCTGCGCGAGGACAAGAATTTCGCCTATGGAACTGGCACCTGCCCGGTCGCCGAAGAACTGCATGACAGCGAATTCCTCGGCCTGAGCATATGCGTCCACCAATTGCCGAGCGAGGATGTCGCGCAGATCGTCGCAGGTTTCCAGAAGGTCTGGGCCAATCTGGACTCGTTGAAAGGCTGA
- a CDS encoding GNAT family protein, whose product MAEFLELFGEKISLRPFGSGDISDAYLGWLNDPEVTRYSNQRFRTHSHESCADYLASFAGTRNLFVSVRDTASGTAIGTMTAYRNLHHGTCDVGIMIGARDFWGGGYGQEAWNLLTGWLIEVAGVRKLTAGCLAANGGMIKLMKRSGMVPDGVRKGQELVDGTPVDIVHYARFAD is encoded by the coding sequence GTGGCGGAGTTCCTCGAACTCTTCGGCGAGAAGATCTCCCTGCGCCCGTTCGGTTCGGGCGACATCTCTGACGCCTATCTCGGCTGGCTCAATGATCCGGAAGTCACGCGCTATTCCAATCAGCGCTTCCGCACGCACTCCCACGAAAGTTGCGCGGATTATCTCGCCAGCTTTGCCGGTACGCGAAACCTCTTCGTCAGCGTGCGCGACACAGCTTCCGGCACCGCAATCGGGACGATGACCGCCTATCGCAACCTCCACCACGGCACCTGCGATGTCGGGATCATGATTGGCGCGCGCGATTTCTGGGGCGGTGGATACGGGCAGGAGGCGTGGAACCTGCTGACCGGCTGGCTGATCGAGGTGGCGGGCGTGCGCAAGCTCACCGCCGGATGCCTCGCCGCCAATGGCGGAATGATAAAGCTGATGAAGCGCTCCGGCATGGTTCCCGATGGCGTTCGCAAGGGTCAGGAACTTGTCGATGGGACGCCCGTCGATATCGTGCACTATGCCCGCTTCGCCGATTGA
- a CDS encoding MBOAT family protein, which translates to MLFSTGTFWLFFPVVLALLAANRLILRSVAVQNAVLLGASYTFYGWWDWRFLGLIIVSTLIDYVAARGMERSGDGPARKRWLHLSVFANLSILGLFKYFNFFAGELKAGLTAAGVSADWSTLNIILPVGISFYTLQTLSYSIDVYYKRTKPEPNLLRYATYVAFFPQLVAGPIERARKLIPQFASLAQPTWETINQGVRLVIAGLFLKIVIADNLAPYVDRIWSAHATLGGGELLLGMLYFSIQIYADFAGYSSIAIGLAAMMGIRLSTNFATPFLASSISALWRGWNITLTLFFRDYVYAELRKGKRTESRIALANIATFFVSGLWHGANWTFIVWGTAHGVLLVLERRWRAAVTLGEKAWLKLSGWLYTFGLFVVLSALFRSPDFGTAWTMYARSVTEFGLPQSERFGLLFVTLAFAVDALWRGQTRLDQGLKLAWLGRAGKNFTETVLFAAALILVLVNATTRQEASAFIYFQF; encoded by the coding sequence ATGCTTTTTTCGACCGGCACATTCTGGCTGTTCTTCCCGGTGGTGCTCGCGCTGCTGGCGGCGAACCGGCTGATCCTGCGCTCGGTCGCGGTGCAGAACGCGGTGCTACTCGGCGCGAGTTATACCTTTTACGGCTGGTGGGATTGGCGCTTTCTCGGCCTGATCATCGTATCAACGCTGATCGACTATGTTGCCGCACGGGGGATGGAGCGCAGCGGTGACGGTCCCGCTCGCAAACGCTGGCTCCACCTCTCGGTGTTCGCCAATCTGTCGATCCTCGGCCTCTTCAAATACTTCAATTTCTTCGCAGGCGAGCTGAAAGCAGGCCTCACTGCCGCCGGAGTGAGCGCCGACTGGTCCACTCTCAATATCATCCTGCCGGTCGGCATATCGTTCTACACGCTCCAAACGCTCAGCTACTCGATCGACGTCTATTACAAGCGCACCAAGCCCGAACCGAACCTGCTCCGCTACGCCACCTATGTCGCGTTCTTCCCGCAGCTTGTCGCCGGACCAATCGAGCGGGCGCGCAAGCTGATCCCGCAATTCGCGTCACTCGCACAGCCGACATGGGAGACAATCAACCAAGGCGTACGGCTGGTCATCGCAGGCCTGTTCCTCAAGATCGTGATTGCCGACAATCTTGCGCCCTATGTCGACCGTATCTGGAGCGCGCACGCCACGTTAGGCGGCGGCGAACTGCTGCTTGGGATGCTGTATTTCTCGATCCAGATCTACGCTGACTTCGCAGGCTATTCCTCGATTGCCATCGGGCTGGCGGCAATGATGGGGATCCGGCTTTCGACCAACTTTGCCACCCCGTTTCTCGCCAGTTCGATCAGCGCGCTCTGGCGCGGATGGAACATCACGCTGACGCTGTTTTTCCGCGATTATGTCTATGCCGAGCTGAGGAAGGGCAAGCGTACCGAAAGCCGCATCGCGCTCGCCAATATTGCGACCTTCTTCGTCAGCGGGTTGTGGCATGGTGCGAACTGGACCTTTATTGTCTGGGGCACCGCGCACGGGGTGCTGCTGGTGCTGGAGCGGCGCTGGCGTGCGGCGGTGACGTTGGGTGAGAAAGCGTGGCTGAAGCTGTCGGGCTGGCTCTACACATTCGGGCTGTTCGTCGTGCTCTCCGCCCTGTTCCGCAGTCCTGATTTCGGCACCGCCTGGACGATGTACGCGCGCTCGGTCACCGAGTTCGGCCTGCCGCAAAGCGAGCGCTTCGGTCTGCTGTTCGTGACTCTCGCCTTCGCCGTCGATGCGCTATGGCGCGGACAGACCAGACTGGATCAGGGTCTCAAGCTTGCGTGGCTCGGCCGCGCGGGCAAGAACTTCACCGAAACCGTCCTCTTCGCCGCCGCGCTCATTCTCGTGCTCGTCAACGCCACAACCCGACAGGAAGCCAGTGCCTTCATCTACTTCCAGTTCTGA
- a CDS encoding GDSL-type esterase/lipase family protein: MFRTIGLAALVLAAFGWGFSAGAYDLFPYPQARAVKAAVFGAADTANTEYQLSDVPAISAERYSALDTKAEIVMAGDSITASGRWSELFPDASIINRGVPGDRVGGLLARTDDILKAQPSKVFVMIGINDVAARNTNPQIVKRYEALVDRLSEGGAKVFVQSVITCRDTEYSPCDQTMRAQIAELNVSLLEMVGRKGATFVDLDGTFSDQNGVLKRYSIDGIHPGSAGFEEWRRLVAPHIDGEPE; this comes from the coding sequence ATGTTTCGCACGATAGGTCTTGCTGCGCTGGTGCTTGCCGCGTTCGGCTGGGGGTTCTCCGCCGGAGCGTATGACCTGTTCCCGTATCCGCAGGCGCGTGCGGTCAAGGCGGCGGTTTTTGGCGCAGCTGACACGGCCAATACCGAATACCAGCTAAGTGACGTCCCCGCGATCTCTGCCGAGCGCTATTCGGCGCTTGATACCAAAGCCGAGATCGTCATGGCAGGCGACTCGATCACGGCGAGCGGTCGCTGGAGCGAGCTGTTTCCCGACGCCTCGATCATCAATCGCGGCGTGCCGGGAGACCGGGTGGGTGGATTACTGGCGCGGACAGACGACATTCTGAAGGCCCAACCGTCCAAAGTGTTTGTGATGATCGGGATCAACGATGTCGCTGCGCGCAACACCAACCCGCAGATCGTCAAGCGTTACGAAGCCTTGGTGGACCGGCTTTCTGAAGGCGGCGCCAAGGTGTTCGTGCAATCGGTAATCACCTGCCGCGACACCGAATACAGTCCTTGTGATCAGACGATGCGCGCTCAGATTGCTGAGCTGAACGTGTCGCTGCTCGAAATGGTCGGCCGCAAGGGTGCGACCTTCGTCGATCTGGACGGGACCTTTTCGGACCAGAACGGCGTGCTCAAGCGCTATAGCATCGACGGCATCCACCCGGGCAGCGCGGGCTTCGAGGAATGGCGCAGGCTGGTCGCGCCTCACATCGATGGTGAGCCCGAATGA
- a CDS encoding GDSL-type esterase/lipase family protein, with translation MIKLIVIAVVVLGAFVWGLAAGTYKIFPFAQVQALHEAVTTTSASGGDGAYRDNTPATERGLAMADWDTQAEIVMIGDSITEMAPWKDMFPDADILGRGASGDTVSGVEARLDAILRAQPERVFVLIGTNDLNLGNPIDEVLTRYARVIERLKSAGADVTIQTVPPCEPVLEICTGKRSEAEAALNEGIARLAREQGVVLIDLAAEFPNGTEYRADGVHPTVSGYKAWRDILAPHITAQPQAEAAE, from the coding sequence ATGATCAAGCTCATTGTGATCGCCGTGGTCGTGCTGGGCGCATTTGTCTGGGGCCTTGCTGCGGGCACCTACAAGATTTTCCCGTTCGCGCAGGTTCAGGCGCTGCATGAGGCCGTGACGACAACGAGCGCCTCGGGCGGCGACGGCGCCTACCGCGACAACACTCCGGCGACGGAGCGCGGGTTGGCGATGGCCGATTGGGATACTCAGGCGGAAATCGTGATGATCGGCGATTCAATCACCGAAATGGCCCCTTGGAAAGATATGTTCCCCGATGCCGATATCCTTGGTCGCGGGGCTTCAGGCGATACGGTGAGCGGGGTTGAAGCGAGGCTCGATGCGATCCTGCGCGCTCAGCCGGAACGCGTTTTTGTGCTGATCGGAACCAATGATCTAAATCTCGGCAATCCGATAGATGAAGTGCTTACGCGATATGCTCGCGTGATCGAACGGCTGAAGTCTGCAGGCGCAGACGTGACGATCCAGACTGTCCCTCCCTGCGAGCCGGTGCTCGAAATCTGCACCGGCAAGCGGAGCGAAGCCGAAGCGGCATTGAACGAAGGGATCGCGCGCCTGGCCCGTGAACAGGGTGTGGTCCTGATCGATCTTGCAGCGGAATTCCCAAACGGGACGGAATATCGCGCGGACGGTGTGCATCCCACGGTGTCGGGCTACAAGGCGTGGCGCGATATTCTCGCGCCGCATATCACGGCCCAGCCGCAAGCGGAGGCCGCCGAATGA